One stretch of Bacteroidota bacterium DNA includes these proteins:
- a CDS encoding rhomboid family intramembrane serine protease: protein MREYPITVILMVANVIFSYFGFQRAGWMEKYMFWVEKILIRKEYYRVISSGFLHVSLTHIVMNLLTLYYLGSVLEQIFAHKYGPIGSLIYVLIYFGSMLGGDILSLMMHRNHPDYTAVGASGAISGVVFALVLLMPYQYILLFLIIPMPFWLYGVLFVLFSLFGIRTGIGNIGHDAHLGGALVGLLICGIFFPSIAIEHWLLFTSLVLPTLLLIYLFYHNPSLGVNPMAVLKNINWGFSKKRKKPTTRVDSRNQPTEKRVKQDGLEINMKAKLQAEMDALLDKVAKKGIHGLTMTERARLDELAAYLGKSDNLSGGRAPRD from the coding sequence ATGAGAGAATATCCGATTACAGTGATTTTGATGGTAGCGAATGTGATATTCTCCTACTTCGGATTCCAGCGCGCCGGTTGGATGGAAAAGTACATGTTTTGGGTCGAGAAGATTCTGATTCGCAAGGAGTATTACCGCGTGATCTCTAGCGGATTCCTTCATGTGAGCTTGACACATATTGTAATGAACCTGCTCACCCTTTATTACTTAGGCAGTGTGTTGGAGCAAATTTTCGCCCATAAATATGGACCTATTGGATCTCTTATTTACGTATTGATCTATTTTGGGTCCATGCTTGGTGGTGACATTCTTTCTCTCATGATGCACCGGAACCATCCCGATTACACGGCTGTGGGAGCATCAGGAGCCATATCTGGGGTGGTTTTTGCCTTGGTTTTGCTGATGCCCTACCAGTATATTCTACTCTTCCTGATCATACCAATGCCTTTCTGGCTTTATGGTGTACTCTTTGTGCTTTTTTCGCTTTTTGGGATTCGCACTGGTATTGGGAATATTGGCCATGACGCGCATTTGGGAGGTGCCCTTGTTGGGTTGCTGATCTGTGGCATTTTCTTTCCGAGCATAGCAATCGAGCATTGGTTGCTCTTCACATCGCTTGTTCTACCCACTTTGCTTCTGATATATTTGTTTTATCACAACCCCTCATTGGGTGTAAATCCGATGGCAGTTCTCAAAAACATCAATTGGGGATTCAGTAAAAAAAGAAAGAAACCAACGACCCGCGTCGACTCGCGCAACCAACCCACCGAAAAAAGAGTGAAACAAGACGGCTTGGAAATCAACATGAAAGCCAAACTTCAAGCGGAAATGGATGCCTTGCTCGACAAGGTTGCCAAGAAGGGCATCCATGGGCTCACGATGACCGAACGGGCGCGCCTCGACGAATTGGCAGCCTATCTTGGGAAATCCGACAACCTCAGTGGGGGCAGAGCCCCAAGGGACTGA